One part of the Cyanobacteriota bacterium genome encodes these proteins:
- the ispE gene encoding 4-(cytidine 5'-diphospho)-2-C-methyl-D-erythritol kinase, producing MVLSKKAVYLERAPAKINLFLDVTDKRDDEYHNIKTVFQAINLEDHLTFEITLSCAENDEERTEEIEFVLEIDSNDEAIRALGLSNLVSRAVECYFANFPGEDTADLLDLVSSINLSIFIDKRIPMQAGLGGASADAAATLRALNIFFLENFDCSLSEKELLGIALQLGSDVPFCLHSIKQTRVYAESRGEDFKELPKTFDFDKYNELILVKPSFGIETAEAYKLINPTIKAKADNTKLGFYNAFETVIFDNYPELVEIKLQLLKIGCDQVLLSGSGSTMLGFINKEKNLKTIHGLAKETLPDCSVYHAEFIKRVVT from the coding sequence GTGGTACTTAGTAAAAAAGCCGTTTATTTAGAAAGAGCTCCAGCCAAGATTAATCTCTTTTTGGACGTTACTGATAAGCGTGACGATGAATATCACAATATCAAGACGGTTTTTCAGGCAATTAACCTAGAAGATCATCTGACCTTTGAAATCACTTTGTCCTGTGCCGAGAATGACGAAGAGCGAACAGAAGAGATTGAGTTTGTATTAGAGATTGATTCTAACGATGAGGCGATTCGGGCCTTGGGTTTGAGTAATTTAGTCAGTAGAGCAGTTGAATGCTATTTTGCTAATTTCCCTGGTGAAGACACTGCAGATTTGTTGGATTTAGTTTCAAGTATCAATTTATCAATCTTTATAGATAAACGAATTCCGATGCAAGCAGGGCTTGGAGGCGCAAGTGCTGACGCTGCAGCGACTTTAAGAGCATTGAATATTTTTTTCTTGGAGAACTTTGATTGTTCACTTAGCGAAAAAGAATTACTCGGTATCGCTCTTCAACTTGGTTCTGACGTGCCTTTTTGTCTACATAGTATTAAACAAACTAGAGTTTATGCTGAATCGAGAGGTGAAGATTTTAAAGAGCTACCAAAAACTTTTGATTTTGATAAATACAATGAACTGATATTAGTTAAACCAAGTTTTGGAATTGAAACAGCTGAGGCTTATAAATTAATTAATCCAACTATTAAAGCTAAAGCTGACAATACTAAGCTTGGATTTTACAATGCTTTTGAAACTGTTATTTTTGATAATTATCCTGAGCTAGTTGAGATTAAACTTCAACTACTTAAAATTGGCTGCGATCAGGTTTTGCTTAGTGGCTCTGGTTCAACAATGCTTGGTTTTATTAATAAAGAAAAAAACCTTAAAACTATTCATGGTTTAGCTAAAGAGACTTTGCCAGACTGCTCTGTATATCATGCCGAATTTATTAAACGTGTCGTGACTTGA